From the Cryptomeria japonica chromosome 2, Sugi_1.0, whole genome shotgun sequence genome, one window contains:
- the LOC131046571 gene encoding peroxisomal fatty acid beta-oxidation multifunctional protein MFP2, producing the protein MGQGRVDMEVRPDGVALVTITNPPVNSLAIPVLFGLKEKYEEAMQRSDVKAIVIIGSGGKFSGGFDIGTLGNVKSGGSLPSGEEISVGLITGSLEGARKPSVAAIQGLALGGGLEIAMACHARIATPQAQLGLPELQLGVIPGFGGTQRLPRLVGLSKALEMMLLSKPIKSEEASELGLVDAIVPPAKLVNTACRWALDIAEFRRPWVPSLYRTDKLEPLGEAREILKFTRNQAQKRAANLKHPLVCIDVIEEGITCGPMAGLRKEVASFQELIKSDTAQALIHIFFAQRSTSKVPGVTDIGLKPRKIRKVAVVGGGLMGSGIATALILSGYPVILKEVNKQFLQAGLDRIKANLQSRVKKGKMSQEKFQKTFSLVQGVLGYENFRDVDMVIEAVIEKVSLKQQIFADLERNCPAHCVLATNTSTIDLNLIGQNTNSQDRVVGAHFFSPAHVMPLLEIVRAEKTSPQVIIDLMDVGKKIKKTPIVVGNCTGFAVNRMFFPYTQSALLLTDLGLDVYQIDKVITKFGMPMGPFRLADLVGFEVAVATGMQYLEHFPERVYKSLLIPFMIEDKRAGERTRKGFYLYDDRRKAQPDPEIKKYIEKSRKMAGLITDGKGISLTEKDIIEMVFFPVVNEACRVLDEGIAVQASDLDIASVMGMGFPPYRGGLIFWADSIGSDYIYKKLKIWSESYGGFFKPCAYLEERAANNAKLSSPGKSVKSRL; encoded by the exons ATGGGACAGGGAAGAGTAGATATGGAGGTGAGGCCTGATGGGGTGGCTCTTGTTACTATTACCAATCCGCCTGTAAATTCTCTCGCAATTCCAG TTTTGTTTGGATTGAAAGAGAAATACGAGGAAGCTATGCAAAGATCTGATGTGAAAGCAATAGTCATTATTG GTTCAGGTGGTAAATTCTCTGGGGGTTTTGATATAGGAACACTAGGAAATGTAAAATCTGGAG GATCCCTGCCCAGTGGGGAGGAAATTTCAGTGGGACTTATAACTGGATCACTGGAAG GTGCAAGGAAACCTTCAGTTGCTGCTATCCAAGGCCTTGCACTTGGTGGTGGACTTGAGATTGCAATG GCTTGTCATGCGCGCATAGCCACACCACAAGCTCAACTTGGGTTACCTGAACTACAACTAGGAGTTATCCCTGGTTTTGGTG GCACACAGCGGCTTCCACGCCTTGTCGGCCTCTCAAAAGCACTTGAGATGATGCTT TTATCTAAACCAATCAAATCTGAAGAGGCAAGTGAGTTAGGGCTTGTTGATGCTATAGTACCACCTGCTAAACTGGTGAATACAGCTTGTCGCTGGGCATTAGACATTGCAGAGTTTAGAAGGCCTTGGGTACCCAGCCTTTACCGGACTGACAAGTTAGAACCTCTGGGAGAGGCACGTGAAATCTTAAAATTTACACGAAATCAAGCACAAAAGAGGGCTGCCAATCTCAAACACCCACTTGTTTGCATTGATGTAATTGAAGAGGGTATTACATGTGGACCAATGGCTGGCTTGCGCAAG GAAGTGGCTTCTTTTCAAGAGCTTATCAAGTCCGATACTGCCCAGGCATTGATTCACATCTTCTTTGCACAACGTTCAACCTCAAAG gttcctggAGTCACAGATATAGGCTTAAAGCCAAGAAAAATAAGAAAAGTAGCTGTTGTTGGTGGGGGTTTGATGGGCTCTGGTATAGCCACAGCGCTAATTCTGAGTGGCTATCCTGTGATCCTTAAAGAAGTAAATAAACAGTTCCTTCAGGCTGGTCTTGACCGAATCAAAG CAAACTTACAGAGCCGTGTAAAGAAAGGTAAAATGAGCCAAGAGAAGTTTCAGAAGACATTTTCATTAGTACAAGGAGTTCTTGGCTATGAAAATTTTAGAGATGTGGATATGGTAATCGAA GCTGTAATTGAAAAAGTCTCTTTGAAACAACAAATATTTGCTGACCTTGAGAGAAATTGTCCAGCACATTGTGTACTAGCAACAAACACATCTACTATAGACTTAAACCTGATTGGTCAAAATACCAATTCACAGGATCGGGTTGTTGGGGCACACTTTTTCAG TCCTGCACATGTAATGCCACTTCTGGAAATAGTGCGGGCAGAAAAGACATCACCTCAAGTCATAATTGATCTCATGGATGTTGgaaaaaagataaagaaaactCCTATAGTGGTTGGAAACTGCACTGGGTTTGCTGTGAACCGCATGTTCTTTCCATACACTCAATCGGCTTTATTGTTGACCGATCTTGGCTTAGATGTATATCAAATTGATAAAGTCATTACTAAGTTTGGAATGCCTATGGGTCCATTTAG GTTGGCTGATCTTGTTGGTTTTGAGGTTGCAGTAGCAACAGGGATGCAGTATCTAGAGCACTTTCCAGAGCGTGTTTACAAGTCACTATTGATACCATTCATGATAGAAGACAAGAGAGCTG GAGAGAGGACACGTAAAGGCTTCTATTTGTATGATGATCGACGTAAAGCTCAACCAGACCCTGAAATCAAGAAGTATATCGAGAAGTCAAGGAAAATGGCAGGCTTGATAACTGATGGCAAG GGCATCTCCTTGACAGAGAAGGATATTATTGAAATGGTTTTCTTTCCTGTTGTCAATGAAGCTTGTCGTGTTCTAGATGAGGGAATAGCAGTTCAAGCCTCAGATCTTGATATTGCATCCGTCATGGGCATGGGATTCCCACCCTACAG GGGTGGTCTTATTTTCTGGGCAGATTCCATTGGATCAGATTATATTTATAAAAAACTAAAGATCTGGTCCGAGTCATATGGTGGTTTCTTTAAACCTTGTGCCTATTTGGAAGAAAGAGCTGCAAACAATGCCAAGCTG AGTTCCCCGGGGAAAAGTGTGAAGTCCCGATTATAA